A single genomic interval of Drosophila virilis strain 15010-1051.87 chromosome 2, Dvir_AGI_RSII-ME, whole genome shotgun sequence harbors:
- the srp gene encoding box A-binding factor isoform X1, which yields MTKTNKAKDKDKSSAMPRVPSNLLASAAKMKITKALVNAKKQAVQKGANGDKATGSNVAATAAAAAAATATATTAAIATAYGQAQQAFAVKETTIAAQENGDSDSNDAHKQQQQQQAATSASPLSPLATANLSSTFESKAHTSVASETAKQAVTSAATPTEAETTAPAATTTTTTTTTTTSSTNIANTYVYAENSLRQQPNSCDVTGKVVADEAANNNQDKVEPRTESKANIETAATAATTITASDKYYKIVDKCKSEISDENTTTTTSTTATILPVVVINNNQLSVASESVDNKIKSETNEQEQTAAATATATATAPATATATTTTATSELPLHYRGLNNSVIIANYAHQHQQQQQQQHQQQQAEQEQIYEQQHFLQQQLLNQQQQEQQQQQQQQQQQQQQHASWLAYNNCAYDLTSNSAAAAAAAAAAAAATQQEKSEFYALAASQQLLAHFPYHHTHLYEQQQQQQQHSASSTDPIMRNNFTLYSVYGGGGGGGGSGGVTPTTHEQHQLQQHVAAVAAAAANSVIVHTTHTTPNIDEVIQDTLKDECFDDNHSSSYHMLTAVSDLQVLKEANAAIYSMTHDQLLQQQHQQQQQQQQQQQQHLHQHQHQHQHHHHHHLTQQLQHHHAHAQQHHNNSASSVGGDSPSPSHTLAAHASDVATLQSFTQLTSAPPSSGLHRDSYGSLSPDHGSYFSSPLSPVLQTSSVYASPLLASAANGMQYGMQAIASPTHTHAQLQQQHHQNQQQQHQQQQQQQQQQQQHHQHHNSTSSSPGPVGLHHTSGSAVGHSSLLDDGYGSPKSSHSGNGGGGTLPAFQRIAPASGGAGYGNGVANGSGSGAERASGYASLANYRTHADGWSGHYEPISYAPNATGQGGQLGGSGAAATNVICNRRAVAAAAAAAAAVDGAANAVDPARFLANAAHLSASASLTAMAAESGGDFYKTFPFNVTTGSRSKGSTNANSAAGSGAGSTSATTSSVTSTALDEHVSRANSRRLSASRRAGMSCSNCQTSYTSLWRRNPGGEPVCNACGLYYKLHNVVRPLTMKKDTIQKRKRKPKGTKSEKSKKMRTTQAAGLVANNNANANACHNVGMQLEGHGQQMDVNDEMKPLAYMSYASQQQLQQQQLNTEQHSSAASSPQSMASSSLSPNAISQQQQQQQQQQQQQQQQQLCAGLDMSPTSSYQMSPINMQQQQQQQQQSCSMQHSPSTPTSAMSQSIYSTPSPTQLHSNNNNSSNNNNNNNTLFNHNNNNNNNNNENNKQIIQKYLQAQQLSNNSSNSDQQLLAQQQLMHLMPNSITAATAAAAAAAAAAAAAAAISTAIKSEAVTNTTNTSNSNSSSNSISSKQLAATTTATTPTAASNTLSSLSHNSSNIISLQSAYQQQALGQTEMPLCKSALSGRSSSPYYINHLAEEEQTAIIKLEQLDHQQQQQQQQHQQQHQQQQQQQHQQHDEMLLSRTTSIDEHYELAAYHRHQQQQQQQQLQQHTLQQHVALSQHEQQIASYALHAAAQQQLHEFGRKYGVERETIVKME from the exons ATGACCAAGACTAACAAAGCAAAGGACAAGGACAAGAGCAGTGCAATGCCGCGTGTGCCCAGCAATTTGTTGGCGAGTGCTGCCAAAATGAAGATCACCAAAGCGTTGGTCAATGCCAAAAAGCAAGCAGTGCAAAAAGGAGCGAACGGCGATAAGGCAACAGGATCAAatgtagcagcaacagccgcagccgcagcagcagcaacagcaacagccacaaccgCAGCCATAGCCACAGCATACGGTCAAGCGCAACAGGCGTTCGCTGTGAAAGAGACGACAATAGCGGCGCAGGAGaacggcgacagcgacagcaacgaCGCgcataagcagcagcaacaacaacaagcagcgacgtcggcgtcgccgTTGTCGCCGCTTGCCACAGCGAATTTATCGTCGACATTTGAGTCGAAGGCTCACACATCAGTTGCCAGCGAAACAGCGAAGCAAGCGGTTACCAGCGCAGCAACACCAACGGAAGCAGAAACAacggcaccagcagcaacaacaacaacaacaacaacaacaacaacaacatcatcaacaaACATCGCAAATACCTATGTTTATGCTGAGAACAGCTTAAGGCAGCAGCCCAACAGTTGTGACGTCACTGGCAAAGTTGTGGCAGACGAAGCGGCTAATAACAATCAAGATAAAGTCGAGCCCAGAACCGAGAGCAAAGCGAATATagagacagcagcaacagcagcaacaacaataacagcaagcgataaatattacaaaatagTTGATAAGTGTAAAAGTGAGATAAGTGAtgaaaacacaacaacaacaacatcaacaacagcaacaattttgcCGGTAGTAGtgataaataataatcagCTAAGCGTCGCGAGTGAAAGTGTtgacaacaaaatcaaaagtgaAACAAACGAGCAagaacaaacagcagcagcaacggcaacggcaacggctacggcaccagcaacagcaacagcaacaacaacaaccgcaacaTCCGAATTGCCGCTACATTATCGTGGCCTAAACAACTCGGTGATTATAGCCAACTATgcgcatcagcatcagcagcagcagcagcagcagcatcagcagcaacaggcagaGCAAGAACAAATCTACGAGCAGCAGCACTTTttacagcagcagcttttaaatcaacagcaacaggagcaacagcaacaacagcagcagcagcagcagcagcagcaacaacacgcCAGCTGGTTGGCCTACAACAATTGCGCCTACGACTTAACCAGcaacagcgcagcagcagcagcagcagcagcagcagcggcagcagcaacacagcAGGAGAAGAGTGAATTCTATGCATTGGCTGCCTCGCAGCAATTGTTGGCGCATTTTCCCTATCACCACACGCATTTGtacgaacagcagcagcagcagcagcagcacagcgcCAGCAGCACGGATCCCATAATGCGCAATAACTTTACGCTGTACAGCGTCTATGGTGGAGGCGGgggcggcggtggcagcggcGGTGTCACGCCCACCACACACGAGCAacatcagctgcagcaacatgttgccgctgtggcagcagcagccgccaatTCGGTAATTgtccacacaacacacacaacgcCCAACATTGACGAGGTCATACAGGATACGCTGAAGGATGAGTGCTTCGACGATAATCACAGCTCCAGCTATCACATGCTGACCGCCGTCTCTGATCTGCAGGTGCTTAAGGAGGCCAATGCAGCCATTTACTCCATGACGCACGATCagttgttgcagcagcaacatcagcagcagcagcagcagcagcagcagcagcagcagcatctgcatcaacatcagcatcagcatcaacaccatcatcatcatcatctgacgcagcagctgcagcatcatcATGCCCATGCGCAGCAGCATCACAACAACTCGGCCAGTTCGGTGGGTGGCGACTCGCCCTCGCCCTCCCACACGCTCGCCGCACATGCCAGCGATGTGGCAACGCTGCAAAGCTTTACACAGCTAACAAGCGCGCCGCCCAGCAGCGGGCTGCATCGCGACAGCTACGGCAGCCTCTCGCCGGATCACGGCAGCTATTTCAGTTCACCGCTCAGTCCGGTGCTGCAGACCAG CTCTGTCTATGCAAGTCCTTTGCTCGCATCGGCCGCCAATGGCATGCAGTATGGTATGCAAGCAATTGCCTcgcccacccacacacacgcccagctgcagcagcaacatcaccaaaaccagcagcagcaacatcagcaacagcagcaacagcagcagcagcagcaacaacatcatcagcatcacAATTCCACCAGCAGCAGTCCTGGCCCAGTGGGTCTGCACCACACGAGCGGCTCGGCGGTTGGGCACAGCTCGCTGCTGGACGACGGCTACGGATCGCCCAAAAGCAGCCACAGCGGCAACGGCGGAGGTGGCACCTTGCCCGCCTTTCAGCGCATTGCACCGGCCAGCGGCGGTGCCGGCTATGGCAACGGCGTGGCCAATGGCTCTGGCAGCGGCGCTGAACGGGCTTCTGGCTACGCATCGCTGGCCAATTACCGCACACAC GCCGATGGTTGGAGTGGTCATTACGAACCAATTAGCTACGCGCCCAATGCCACCGGCCAGGGCGGGCAATTGGGTGGCAGCGGTGCAGCGGCTACCAATGTGATATGCAATCGACGCGCCgtcgctgccgcagctgcggcCGCAGCCGCTGTCGACGGTGCCGCCAACGCCGTTGATCCTGCCCGCTTCCTGGCCAACGCCGCTCATCTGTCTGCTTCGGCATCGCTAACAGCAA TGGCCGCTGAATCAGGCGGGGATTTCTATAAGACCTTCCCATTTAACGTGACCACCGGTAGCCGCAGTAAGGGCTCCACAAATGCCAACAGCGCTGCCGGTTCCGGCGCAGGCTCAACGTCAGCGACGACGTCGTCAGTGACTTCAACGGCGCTCGACGAGCACGTTAGTCGCGCCAATTCGAGACGCTTG AGCGCCTCCAGACGTGCTGGCATGTCCTGCTCCAACTGCCAGACGAGCTACACATCACTGTGGCGCCGCAATCCAGGTGGCGAGCCCGTCTGCAATGCCTGCGGCCTCTACTACAAGCTGCACAATGTGGTACGTCCGCTGACCATGAAGAAGGACACCATACAG AAACGCAAACGCAAACCGAAGGGCACCAAGAGCGAAAAGTCCAAGAAGATGAGAACCACGCAGGCGGCTGGATTGgtggccaacaacaatgccaatgccaatgcctgCCACAATGTGGGCATGCAGCTGGAGGGGCATGGCCAGCAAATGGATGTCAATGATG AAATGAAACCACTTGCATATATGTCATACGCAtcgcagcaacagctacagcagcaacaactaaacACTGAGCAACATTCATCAGCGGCCAGCTCGCCGCAAAGCATGGCATCCTCCTCATTATCACCCAATGCAATAtctcaacagcagcaacagcaacagcagcaacagcagcaacagcagcagcagcagctatgcgCTGGCCTGGACATGTCGCCCACATCCTCCTATCAAATGTCGCCCattaacatgcaacagcagcaacagcagcagcagcaatcatGCAGCATGCAACATTCACCTAGCACGCCCACATCAGCCATGTCACAGTCCATTTATTCCACGCCATCGCCTACGCAGCTtcatagcaacaacaacaatagcagcaacaacaacaacaacaacaacacattgTTCaatcataacaacaacaacaacaacaataacaatgagaataacaaacaaattatacAGAAATATCTGCAAGCTCAACAAttgagcaacaacagcagcaacagcgatcAGCAATTATTGGCACAGCAGCAACTTATGCACCTGATGCCGAACTCCAttacggcagcaacagcagcagctgcagcagcggcagcggcggcggctgcggcggcggcaatcAGCACAGCGATCAAATCGGAGGCGGTCACCAACACGaccaacaccagcaacagcaacagcagcagcaacagcatcagcagcaagcAATTAgctgccacaacaacagcaacaacaccgaCCGCGGCATCGAACACACTATCCTCTCTGAgtcacaacagcagcaacattatcAGCCTGCAAAGTGCCTATCAACAGCAGGCGCTTGGTCAGACGGAGATGCCCTTGTGTAAATCGGCACTGAGCGGACGCAGCTCATCGCCCTATTATATAAATCATCTGGCCGAGGAGGAGCAGACGGCCATTATTAAACTGGAGCAGTTGgatcaccagcagcaacagcagcaacagcaacaccaacagcaacatcaacagcagcagcagcagcagcatcagcaacacgATGAAATGTTGCTCAGTCGCACAACTTCCATCGATGAGCACTACGAACTGGCCGCCTATCATCgacaccagcaacagcagcagcagcagcagctacagcaacacacactgcagcaacatgttgcactCAGTCAGCACGAACAGCAGATTGCCAGCTATGCGCTACACGCagccgcacagcagcaactgcacgAATTTGGACGCAAATATGGCGTTGAGCGCGAAACAATTGTCAAAATGGAATAA
- the srp gene encoding box A-binding factor isoform X2, whose protein sequence is MTKTNKAKDKDKSSAMPRVPSNLLASAAKMKITKALVNAKKQAVQKGANGDKATGSNVAATAAAAAAATATATTAAIATAYGQAQQAFAVKETTIAAQENGDSDSNDAHKQQQQQQAATSASPLSPLATANLSSTFESKAHTSVASETAKQAVTSAATPTEAETTAPAATTTTTTTTTTTSSTNIANTYVYAENSLRQQPNSCDVTGKVVADEAANNNQDKVEPRTESKANIETAATAATTITASDKYYKIVDKCKSEISDENTTTTTSTTATILPVVVINNNQLSVASESVDNKIKSETNEQEQTAAATATATATAPATATATTTTATSELPLHYRGLNNSVIIANYAHQHQQQQQQQHQQQQAEQEQIYEQQHFLQQQLLNQQQQEQQQQQQQQQQQQQQHASWLAYNNCAYDLTSNSAAAAAAAAAAAAATQQEKSEFYALAASQQLLAHFPYHHTHLYEQQQQQQQHSASSTDPIMRNNFTLYSVYGGGGGGGGSGGVTPTTHEQHQLQQHVAAVAAAAANSVIVHTTHTTPNIDEVIQDTLKDECFDDNHSSSYHMLTAVSDLQVLKEANAAIYSMTHDQLLQQQHQQQQQQQQQQQQHLHQHQHQHQHHHHHHLTQQLQHHHAHAQQHHNNSASSVGGDSPSPSHTLAAHASDVATLQSFTQLTSAPPSSGLHRDSYGSLSPDHGSYFSSPLSPVLQTSSVYASPLLASAANGMQYGMQAIASPTHTHAQLQQQHHQNQQQQHQQQQQQQQQQQQHHQHHNSTSSSPGPVGLHHTSGSAVGHSSLLDDGYGSPKSSHSGNGGGGTLPAFQRIAPASGGAGYGNGVANGSGSGAERASGYASLANYRTHADGWSGHYEPISYAPNATGQGGQLGGSGAAATNVICNRRAVAAAAAAAAAVDGAANAVDPARFLANAAHLSASASLTATLLDADFFTEGRECVNCGAISTPLWRRDNTGHYLCNACGLYHKMNGMNRPLIKQPRRLSASRRAGMSCSNCQTSYTSLWRRNPGGEPVCNACGLYYKLHNVVRPLTMKKDTIQKRKRKPKGTKSEKSKKMRTTQAAGLVANNNANANACHNVGMQLEGHGQQMDVNDEMKPLAYMSYASQQQLQQQQLNTEQHSSAASSPQSMASSSLSPNAISQQQQQQQQQQQQQQQQQLCAGLDMSPTSSYQMSPINMQQQQQQQQQSCSMQHSPSTPTSAMSQSIYSTPSPTQLHSNNNNSSNNNNNNNTLFNHNNNNNNNNNENNKQIIQKYLQAQQLSNNSSNSDQQLLAQQQLMHLMPNSITAATAAAAAAAAAAAAAAAISTAIKSEAVTNTTNTSNSNSSSNSISSKQLAATTTATTPTAASNTLSSLSHNSSNIISLQSAYQQQALGQTEMPLCKSALSGRSSSPYYINHLAEEEQTAIIKLEQLDHQQQQQQQQHQQQHQQQQQQQHQQHDEMLLSRTTSIDEHYELAAYHRHQQQQQQQQLQQHTLQQHVALSQHEQQIASYALHAAAQQQLHEFGRKYGVERETIVKME, encoded by the exons ATGACCAAGACTAACAAAGCAAAGGACAAGGACAAGAGCAGTGCAATGCCGCGTGTGCCCAGCAATTTGTTGGCGAGTGCTGCCAAAATGAAGATCACCAAAGCGTTGGTCAATGCCAAAAAGCAAGCAGTGCAAAAAGGAGCGAACGGCGATAAGGCAACAGGATCAAatgtagcagcaacagccgcagccgcagcagcagcaacagcaacagccacaaccgCAGCCATAGCCACAGCATACGGTCAAGCGCAACAGGCGTTCGCTGTGAAAGAGACGACAATAGCGGCGCAGGAGaacggcgacagcgacagcaacgaCGCgcataagcagcagcaacaacaacaagcagcgacgtcggcgtcgccgTTGTCGCCGCTTGCCACAGCGAATTTATCGTCGACATTTGAGTCGAAGGCTCACACATCAGTTGCCAGCGAAACAGCGAAGCAAGCGGTTACCAGCGCAGCAACACCAACGGAAGCAGAAACAacggcaccagcagcaacaacaacaacaacaacaacaacaacaacaacatcatcaacaaACATCGCAAATACCTATGTTTATGCTGAGAACAGCTTAAGGCAGCAGCCCAACAGTTGTGACGTCACTGGCAAAGTTGTGGCAGACGAAGCGGCTAATAACAATCAAGATAAAGTCGAGCCCAGAACCGAGAGCAAAGCGAATATagagacagcagcaacagcagcaacaacaataacagcaagcgataaatattacaaaatagTTGATAAGTGTAAAAGTGAGATAAGTGAtgaaaacacaacaacaacaacatcaacaacagcaacaattttgcCGGTAGTAGtgataaataataatcagCTAAGCGTCGCGAGTGAAAGTGTtgacaacaaaatcaaaagtgaAACAAACGAGCAagaacaaacagcagcagcaacggcaacggcaacggctacggcaccagcaacagcaacagcaacaacaacaaccgcaacaTCCGAATTGCCGCTACATTATCGTGGCCTAAACAACTCGGTGATTATAGCCAACTATgcgcatcagcatcagcagcagcagcagcagcagcatcagcagcaacaggcagaGCAAGAACAAATCTACGAGCAGCAGCACTTTttacagcagcagcttttaaatcaacagcaacaggagcaacagcaacaacagcagcagcagcagcagcagcagcaacaacacgcCAGCTGGTTGGCCTACAACAATTGCGCCTACGACTTAACCAGcaacagcgcagcagcagcagcagcagcagcagcagcggcagcagcaacacagcAGGAGAAGAGTGAATTCTATGCATTGGCTGCCTCGCAGCAATTGTTGGCGCATTTTCCCTATCACCACACGCATTTGtacgaacagcagcagcagcagcagcagcacagcgcCAGCAGCACGGATCCCATAATGCGCAATAACTTTACGCTGTACAGCGTCTATGGTGGAGGCGGgggcggcggtggcagcggcGGTGTCACGCCCACCACACACGAGCAacatcagctgcagcaacatgttgccgctgtggcagcagcagccgccaatTCGGTAATTgtccacacaacacacacaacgcCCAACATTGACGAGGTCATACAGGATACGCTGAAGGATGAGTGCTTCGACGATAATCACAGCTCCAGCTATCACATGCTGACCGCCGTCTCTGATCTGCAGGTGCTTAAGGAGGCCAATGCAGCCATTTACTCCATGACGCACGATCagttgttgcagcagcaacatcagcagcagcagcagcagcagcagcagcagcagcagcatctgcatcaacatcagcatcagcatcaacaccatcatcatcatcatctgacgcagcagctgcagcatcatcATGCCCATGCGCAGCAGCATCACAACAACTCGGCCAGTTCGGTGGGTGGCGACTCGCCCTCGCCCTCCCACACGCTCGCCGCACATGCCAGCGATGTGGCAACGCTGCAAAGCTTTACACAGCTAACAAGCGCGCCGCCCAGCAGCGGGCTGCATCGCGACAGCTACGGCAGCCTCTCGCCGGATCACGGCAGCTATTTCAGTTCACCGCTCAGTCCGGTGCTGCAGACCAG CTCTGTCTATGCAAGTCCTTTGCTCGCATCGGCCGCCAATGGCATGCAGTATGGTATGCAAGCAATTGCCTcgcccacccacacacacgcccagctgcagcagcaacatcaccaaaaccagcagcagcaacatcagcaacagcagcaacagcagcagcagcagcaacaacatcatcagcatcacAATTCCACCAGCAGCAGTCCTGGCCCAGTGGGTCTGCACCACACGAGCGGCTCGGCGGTTGGGCACAGCTCGCTGCTGGACGACGGCTACGGATCGCCCAAAAGCAGCCACAGCGGCAACGGCGGAGGTGGCACCTTGCCCGCCTTTCAGCGCATTGCACCGGCCAGCGGCGGTGCCGGCTATGGCAACGGCGTGGCCAATGGCTCTGGCAGCGGCGCTGAACGGGCTTCTGGCTACGCATCGCTGGCCAATTACCGCACACAC GCCGATGGTTGGAGTGGTCATTACGAACCAATTAGCTACGCGCCCAATGCCACCGGCCAGGGCGGGCAATTGGGTGGCAGCGGTGCAGCGGCTACCAATGTGATATGCAATCGACGCGCCgtcgctgccgcagctgcggcCGCAGCCGCTGTCGACGGTGCCGCCAACGCCGTTGATCCTGCCCGCTTCCTGGCCAACGCCGCTCATCTGTCTGCTTCGGCATCGCTAACAGCAA CATTACTCGATGCCGATTTTTTCACTGAGGGGCGAGAATGTGTGAATTGTGGTGCGATTTCAACCCCATTATGGCGACGCGATAACACGGGACACTATTTATGCAATGCTTGCGGCCTGTATCATAAAATGAACGGCATGAATCGACCTCTAATTAAACAGCCTAGAAGATTG AGCGCCTCCAGACGTGCTGGCATGTCCTGCTCCAACTGCCAGACGAGCTACACATCACTGTGGCGCCGCAATCCAGGTGGCGAGCCCGTCTGCAATGCCTGCGGCCTCTACTACAAGCTGCACAATGTGGTACGTCCGCTGACCATGAAGAAGGACACCATACAG AAACGCAAACGCAAACCGAAGGGCACCAAGAGCGAAAAGTCCAAGAAGATGAGAACCACGCAGGCGGCTGGATTGgtggccaacaacaatgccaatgccaatgcctgCCACAATGTGGGCATGCAGCTGGAGGGGCATGGCCAGCAAATGGATGTCAATGATG AAATGAAACCACTTGCATATATGTCATACGCAtcgcagcaacagctacagcagcaacaactaaacACTGAGCAACATTCATCAGCGGCCAGCTCGCCGCAAAGCATGGCATCCTCCTCATTATCACCCAATGCAATAtctcaacagcagcaacagcaacagcagcaacagcagcaacagcagcagcagcagctatgcgCTGGCCTGGACATGTCGCCCACATCCTCCTATCAAATGTCGCCCattaacatgcaacagcagcaacagcagcagcagcaatcatGCAGCATGCAACATTCACCTAGCACGCCCACATCAGCCATGTCACAGTCCATTTATTCCACGCCATCGCCTACGCAGCTtcatagcaacaacaacaatagcagcaacaacaacaacaacaacaacacattgTTCaatcataacaacaacaacaacaacaataacaatgagaataacaaacaaattatacAGAAATATCTGCAAGCTCAACAAttgagcaacaacagcagcaacagcgatcAGCAATTATTGGCACAGCAGCAACTTATGCACCTGATGCCGAACTCCAttacggcagcaacagcagcagctgcagcagcggcagcggcggcggctgcggcggcggcaatcAGCACAGCGATCAAATCGGAGGCGGTCACCAACACGaccaacaccagcaacagcaacagcagcagcaacagcatcagcagcaagcAATTAgctgccacaacaacagcaacaacaccgaCCGCGGCATCGAACACACTATCCTCTCTGAgtcacaacagcagcaacattatcAGCCTGCAAAGTGCCTATCAACAGCAGGCGCTTGGTCAGACGGAGATGCCCTTGTGTAAATCGGCACTGAGCGGACGCAGCTCATCGCCCTATTATATAAATCATCTGGCCGAGGAGGAGCAGACGGCCATTATTAAACTGGAGCAGTTGgatcaccagcagcaacagcagcaacagcaacaccaacagcaacatcaacagcagcagcagcagcagcatcagcaacacgATGAAATGTTGCTCAGTCGCACAACTTCCATCGATGAGCACTACGAACTGGCCGCCTATCATCgacaccagcaacagcagcagcagcagcagctacagcaacacacactgcagcaacatgttgcactCAGTCAGCACGAACAGCAGATTGCCAGCTATGCGCTACACGCagccgcacagcagcaactgcacgAATTTGGACGCAAATATGGCGTTGAGCGCGAAACAATTGTCAAAATGGAATAA